The Alcaligenes aquatilis genome contains the following window.
GCCGTCCTGATACAGGCTGATGCCCCGTAGATGGTAATAACGCGACAGCCCTGAACCCCGTATGGATAGGCGCGCATCATCACCCCATTTGGGCTGCGCAAACACCCCCGGTGTGTAGTCCAGCATGTCTTTGACGGTAGCGGCTTTGGTATCACGCCAGGCGCTTTCGGGCACCAGAGCGACGCCGCCCGCGGTTTGTTCAATATTTTTTTGAGCAGTTTGCAGGCCCGGCACAGTCAAACTTTTGCCACGGTCTGGAGTGACGACGACGGGGGCCAGTGTTGGCGTTTGTGCATGAGCAAGGCTTGCCCAGGAACTGGAGAACAGCAAGGTCAGAGCCAGGACGCTGATTCGTGTGCGCGGTGATCCTGGCGCTAATTGGACAGAGGGCAGAAAGGGGGCGGCCTGCACAGCGCATGCCTGTGCAGAAATACAAAAAATAGACATAAAAAAACCTTGAATGACTTCGCTGAAAAGCGACTGCACATATGGCAGTCGGCCACGAGAGATCAAACAAGGTTGGCAGGCGGAGCGCGTGACCCGAGTGGTGGCCCCAGCGCGGGTAAGGGGGGCAAGGTCTGATTGCGGTGCACCAGCAGCAAAGGCGGGTGATCCATCGGTACATCCAGGCTTGCCATGTCGGCACTGGGCAAGGCCACTTGGGATAGAACCAGGGCGTAAGGGCACTTCTGGATATCCGCGTGTTCATTGGATAGTGGCGGATCGGCCTGTCCTGTAAGGCTCATCCAGATCGTGCTGGGCGTGCCACCGGGGGCACACAGCGTGACGGAAAAGAAGCCGTTTTGCTCGTCAGCCTTGTCCGGCATGTATCCTGCCGGCACCAGCGAACGGCACAAAAATGACAGGATCGCCAGGCAAAAAAGAATTTGCCAGGCTATGCCATTCTTTGCGGGAGAGCGGTGCCGTTGGACAGACATGGCGCAATTGTATTCCAACTGCTTCTCAATTAGATTTGATTTACGTAATCTGCGGACTCTTTAGTAAGTGGCGGATTACGATTTTGCCAAAGCGATGGCGCTGTTGCAGATAGCGATAGGCCTCATGGGCGTTTTTAAAATTGAAGACCTGATCGATAACGGGATGGATTCGGTGCTGGCTAATGACTCGATTCATGGCTTCCAGATCGCTGCGGCTACCCACACCGATGGCTTTGTAATTGGCCTGGCTAAAGACCAGATCCATCACGTCCAGCGATTCCACAGATTTTCCTAAGGAGCCGACCAGGGACACCTGCCCACCCACAGCAACCGCCTTGATGGATTGTGCAATCGTCACTGGGCCACCGACATCAATAATACGATTGGCACCTTCGCCATGCGTGTAGTGTCGTACAAGTTCGGACCATTCTGGCGTGTCTTTGTAGTTGAAGACCTTGTCAGCCCCTAGTTGCAGCAGCTTGTCGAACTTGTCGTCGGAAGAGGTGCTGGAAATCACGTGGGCTCCCATTGCCTTGGCCAGTTGAATGGCAAAAGTCGAGACACCACCCCCTCCTTGTGTCAGCACCGTATCACCCGCATTAATCCCTTCTAGTGCTGACCAGGCGGTCAAGGCTGCGCAAGGCAGGGTTGCCGCCTCTTCAAAACTCAGGTGGGTGGGCATAAGTGACAAGGCCTCTGCCGAAACGACTTTGTATTGAGTGAGCCAGCCGTCATGCTCAACACCATATTGTTCCCGACCTGCGTAGGCGGGGCCACCGAACCAGTTCGGGAAAAAGCTGTTGATAACACGGTCGCCCAACTTGAAGCGCTGCACGCCGGGGCCAAGCGCATCAATGATTCCTGCTGCATCTGACAGGGGTACAGCCCCTGGCGTATTGGGATAGCGTAATGTGCCTTTCATGACCAACAAGTCTCTGAAGTTCAAGGCTGAGGCCATGACTTGAACCCGCACTTGTCCGGGACCAGGTTCGGGAAACGGTTCCTGACGTCGCTCCAGATAGTCCACACTGCCATATTGCGTAAAACGATAGGTGTCCATGCTTGCTCCTGTTGCTTCTTGTAAGAAGCATGCTAGGCCCGAGGTGTCAGACGATCTATAGTTAAAAATCTGATTTTCCTGTCTTATCGTCTGATGGCCATGAACCCCCTTGATGAAATTCTGGATGGCATGCGTTTGCAGCATGCTTTGTATGCGTGCTTTCAACTGCGTGCGCCTTGGGGCGTTAGCTTTGACACCGGTGAGTATGCGCGGCTGTTGATTGTCAGCAAAGGGGCTTGTTATTTGAAGGGAGAGCAGCGGGCAGATCCCGTGCTGCTGGAAGCGGATACCTGCATGCTTATTCAACCAGGGGTGCAATTCTCGCTGTGTGACGGCAAGGAAAATTCGCTGGTTTCCTGTGATACTTTGGCTCGGTATCCGTATGCCGAGCCGATCATCCATGGTGGTGACGGGGTTTCGACTGAAATTGTGACGGCTCGCTTTGCTTTCAACAAGTTGGCGGCCGAACCCCTGTTCAATGCGCTTGGCCCCATGGTGCATACTCGTTTGAAGACGGAAGATGCCCACGCCATAAAAAATATCCTGGATGTGCTGCAAACCGAAGTGCAAAGCCGAGATTACGGAACTCAGCTGATTAACGCACGCTTGGTTGATGTGATGTTCATTAAGGTACTGCGGGCTTTATCTCGCTGTGCCTCATTTGGGGCAGGGTTGTTAGCGGGTATTCGAGACCCCAGGATGGCCCCGGTCTTGCAAACTGTGCATCAGCAGATTGCGCATCCGTGGTCGGTGGAGGAAATGGGGGCACTGATCGGGCTGTCCCGGTCTACCTTTTCTGCTTTGTTCAAGGCGGCTGTTGGGCAAGCACCATTGGCCTATTTGACGGCTTGGCGTATCTATAAAGCCAAGCTTTTGTTGGCAGCCGGTTCGCAGACAATAGGGCAAATTGCCGTGCAGGTGGGTTATGACAATGAGTCCAGCCTGAGCCGTGCTTTTAGCCGTTTGGAAGGAGTCTCGCCCGGTGTCTGGCGGCAGAGGCAACGAGCCGGCACTTGATAAACGGCCCTGTTGCCATGTCCACAACAGAGCTCCCAAGCCCCTGTTTTGAAAGCGAAGCAAGCTGCGGGGAGGCGTCAAGCAAGACTGTCCAAGACAGACCAAGGTGTCCGCCTAGTAAAAACCCGCTTGGATGTTTTTCCGGGAAAGGCCTACTATTAGCTCTCAATTATCGGATATGAGAATTTTATGGTGTATGACTACGTCATTGTGGGTGCCGGGATGGCCGGTGTGTCTTTGGCCTACCGTTTACCGGAAAGCGCCCACGTGCTTGTTCTGGAAAGAGAATCCCATGCTGCGTATCACTCGACGGGGCGCTCGGCCGCTATGTTTGTTGAAACTTACGGTACTGAAACGATTCGTGCCCTGACCGTCGCGGGTAACGATTTTTTCAGTCATCCGCCAGACGGTTTTAGCGATCAGCCAATTTTGCTGCCGCGTGGCGTGCTGTATGTGGGCACAGCCGAGCAACAGGATTTGCTGGACAGTCAATATGAGGATTGGCATGAGCAAGGGCTGGATGTCAGCCGCATGACGGCCGAGCAGGCACTGACGTTGGTGCCATGCCTGGATCCGGCGCAATTGGCGGGCGCCTTGTATGACGGGCAGGGCCAAGATATGGATGTGCATGCCTTGCATCAGGGGTTCCTGAAAGGGGCACAAGCAAAAGGCGTAACGCTGCGTCTGGATACAGAAGTCCTGTCCGCGCAATGGGATGGCGAGTGTTGGGACGTTCAGCTCAGCTCTGAGCCCGGTACTGTGCGCACACGTGTTCTGGTCAATGCAGCCGGTGCCTGGGCCGATACCCTGGCCGAGCGTTGTGGCCTCAAAGCCTTGGGGATTCAGCCTAAGCGCCGTTCAGCGTTTTTGTTCTCGCCACCCGAAGGGATGGATCACCGGGATTGGCCGGCAGTGATTGATATTGGTGAAGAGTTTTACTTCAAGCCCGATGCAGGCATGTTGTTGGGGTCGCCGGCCAATGCAGATGATGTGGACGCGCATGATGTCGTGGCCGAAGAGCTGGATGTGGCCACCGGCATTTACCGCATTGAAGAGCGCACCCAGCTTCGTATCCGTCGTCCTAGCCACACGTGGGCAGGACTGCGTAGTTTTGCTCCTGATGGGGAGCTGGTCATTGGTCACGACACACAATGTCCCGGTTTTTTCTGGCTGGCGGGGCAAGGCGGTTATGGGATTCAAACCGCAGCAGGTGCGTCCTTGCTGGCGGCCAGTTTGTTGCAAAAGCAGGATTTGCCCGAGTCCTTGAAGGCTTTGGAGATTGATCCGGCTGTGGTGTCACCGGCTCGTTTCAGAACATAAAAACAGCAGCACTTTGATCTCCTGGAGGAGAAAGCATGTCGAATATAAGAAATATCCTGGGCATTGCGATGGCCTTTGTCGGTGTGGTGGTGGGGGCCGGCTTTGCATCAGGACAGGAGGTGTTGCAGTTTTTCAGCAGCTTCGGGTATTGGGGATTGCTTGGAGGGGTGGTCAGTGGTCTGTGCTTCACGATACTGGGTATGGCGGTGGGGGAGCTGAGCCAGGTTTCAGTATCGCATTCGTTTAAAGAAGGGTTGTATTTGATTTGTGGGCCGCGTCTGGGCGTGGTGGTCGACATCATGATTACCTTCTTCATGTATGCCATTGCGGTGGTGATGTTTGCCGGTGGCGGCTCGCTGATGGAGCAACAGTGGGGCGTACCGGCGCAGTACGGCAGTGTCGCCGTCATGCTGATTACCGTGCTGATCGTGTTCTTGCGCGTGGATAGGGTGATGGCCTTTATTGGCAGCGTCACGCCCATTCTGGTTCTGATGATGGTTTTCCTGTGCATTTACAGCTGGAATACCCGGGACTTGCCATTGGAGGAGTTGGATGTCATCGCGCATACCAAACCTCAGGGTGCAGGACATTGGTTAGTCGGCGCGTTGCTGTACGTGTCCTACAACATGGTGGTGGGGGCGCCGTTTCTGATGATCGCAGGGGCGCAGGCTACATCGCGCCGCAATGCGCTGTTGGGTGGACTGGTCGGTGGTTTGCTGCTGGGTTTTTTGATCGTGCTCATCAGTGCCGGTGTGTTTGGCCGTATTGATACCATTGGCTCTGCCGCCTTGCCTATGCTGATGCTGGCGACCGAGCAATCCAGACTGCTGGGTACCATTATGTCCGTGGTGGTTTTTGCCATGATTCTAACGACGTCGGTCGGTGTGCTGTATTCCTTCTCAGCCCGAATTTTTACCCCTAACACGCGTAAGTTCAATATTGGTACGGCCATTGCCGGAGTGCTGGGACTGGTGGGGGCCAAGATTGGTTTCATCAATCTGGTCGGCACGGTCTACCCGTTTTTTGGTTATCTGGGCTTTGTGTTGATGGCCTGGATTTTGATTGCCTGGTTTCGTTTGCGCCGCTTACAATCCAGGAATGCGACGTAATGAATTGCTCAGCAAGGAACAGGTAGGATCTCGCCTGCGTCAAGCCCGACATAATCAAAAACAGACACTCAAGCAGGTGTCTGAAAAAACGGGCTTGGCGCTTTCTACCATTTCCAAAGCAGAACTAGGGCAGGTCTCCTTAAGCTATGAAAAATTTGTGGTTCTGGCCCGCGCCCTGAATATTGAGGTGGGTTCCTTGTTTGCCATACCGGATGAGGAAAACACGCAACGCTTGCCCACCACTGAAGTGGGCATTTCCAGCCATAAGTCCACCGCCACCCCGGGCTATGCGACGCGTAATTATGAATACGGCCTGTTGTTTGGCGAACTGAGCGGCAAACACATGAACCCGATTCTGGCCGTCATTGACTCACGCGATGCCAGCGAATTTGACGACTATATCCGGCATGCCGGGCAAGAGTTTGTGATCGTCCTATCCGGCGCTATTGCTATTCAGTTTGAAACTGGCGAGACCTTGTTTCTGAACACACACGAGTCTGCGTATTTTGACAGCGGCATTGGACATATTTACTTGTCGACCAGCGAAGACGACGCGAAGGTTGTCGCCGTCTGTACCAGCGGTTTGCCGCCGGGACTGGTTTAGGATGGGGCCGATACCGATACGTCGTTAAAAACCGGCAGCACGGTGCTGTCTGGCTTGGCTGACACAGGAGGGGTGCCATTGGACTTCAACGGCGCCACACAACGCGCGGTGGCGTTTTGAAAGTAGACGGTGCCTGCGGGGCGGCCTTTCAGACGAGCCAGTTCGGGTTTGGCCTGGATGGTCGCGTCGGACAAGGGAAAGACGATGCCCCGTGTGGGGATGGTGTCGCGTGAGCTTGTCCCCGTATTGCTGCCGCCTTTGAAAATCCGTACATGGGCAGGGTCGCGATTGGGGTCGGAGATAACCCATTCGTGCAGACCGTTGGCCATGTCCTGTATGCCCAAGGGGTTGGGCGGAAATGCACCCGTCTTGTGTTTGTTCGCGCCACTATCTGGTTCCGGCAGATTTCGACCTGCTTGCCATTGGCCGTTGTCGGTAGCCCAAGGAATCGCTTGCCCGCGGCCGCGGGCCGCGTACTCCCATTCGGCCTCGGTGGGCAAACGCATGTCCAGGCCACTGTTTTTTCCCAACCAGGTGCAAAAGGCTTCGGCTTCGTCATAAGGCATATTGGCGGCCTGTTCATCATCGCCTTTCACGGGCTGCCAACGGGCAGGGCGCTGGGTTTGCTTCAGGAAGCGGTCATACAGGGCGTTAGTCGCCTCTTTTTTCATGATGGAAAACGCGCTGACCTCTACCGGGTACGGATCCAGAGCACCCTGATCGGCTTGTGCTACCCATTGCACGGACTGCTCGCCGTCGGGAGCACGCATGGGCACCTGGAAATTGCCGGCCATAAATGAGCCGCCTTCTACCGGGATCAATTCAGGACCGGGCTCAGGGCGCGTAGGCAAAGACCTCAGTACCAGTAAAAGTAAGATGCTGGCAATGATGAGGGTGACGCTGAGCCGCACAGGGGTATGACGCAATCTTGTTTCCTTGCTCTTGACGACTCGCGACGCGAGAGCTTTGTCGATTAATTTTGCTTATATGGCCCCGTATTATTCCATGTCTGCTTATAAGACGGGTCTGTCTGTGCGCAGAGTTTAATGATTTATTGGAATAGAAGGGGAGTATTGTGCTTATTCAGCGTTGTTGGGGGACTTTTCAGGAATAATCGACAAGGGAATATGGATGGCCTGGCCTTCCTGAACCACAACGCTCCAGCGGCTTGGATCAAACAAGGCGGGGCTGACTTCAAATACCGCGACATCCGAGATGCTCACCAGAGGATTGATTTTGTCCGGGCCCACCGTATCCAGATCGTGTGCGTAGCGATAGTCCTGTGTCGCTCGCTGATTGGGTGCTAGTTTTTGGCCCGACGCATCTGCCAGAAACAGGCGTGGTCGATGGATCTGCGGGTTCAGGGGGCGTGGGCTGGTGTTGGTATAGCGGTAGCGCAAAACAATAAACAGATTATTCTGACGCGCCGGTGTAGCCAGATTCCCGGCGTCCAACTGAGTCTGGCTGTGCCATTGCTCCAGGTAGATATGCAGGCGTGCACCTTGATACTCGGGTGTGAGCAAGCTTGCCCCCTTGTTCAAAATAGGGGCCGCAGGCGGGATAGGGGGGATGCTGGGAAGGATGCCAGGCTGCGTTTGGGTAGACAGAACCCTGTCGTTTTGACTGTAGGCGGTGGCAGAGCACAGGGCTAGAAGGGCGCACAGCCAAAAACGGGGCGAAGTAACAAGCATGGGTGTGAACAAGAGGGGCAATCAGTGTGGGTAAGGATGACAGGCTGGATTAAAGGGCAGGCAA
Protein-coding sequences here:
- a CDS encoding NAD(P)/FAD-dependent oxidoreductase, producing the protein MVYDYVIVGAGMAGVSLAYRLPESAHVLVLERESHAAYHSTGRSAAMFVETYGTETIRALTVAGNDFFSHPPDGFSDQPILLPRGVLYVGTAEQQDLLDSQYEDWHEQGLDVSRMTAEQALTLVPCLDPAQLAGALYDGQGQDMDVHALHQGFLKGAQAKGVTLRLDTEVLSAQWDGECWDVQLSSEPGTVRTRVLVNAAGAWADTLAERCGLKALGIQPKRRSAFLFSPPEGMDHRDWPAVIDIGEEFYFKPDAGMLLGSPANADDVDAHDVVAEELDVATGIYRIEERTQLRIRRPSHTWAGLRSFAPDGELVIGHDTQCPGFFWLAGQGGYGIQTAAGASLLAASLLQKQDLPESLKALEIDPAVVSPARFRT
- a CDS encoding helix-turn-helix domain-containing protein; translation: MRRNELLSKEQVGSRLRQARHNQKQTLKQVSEKTGLALSTISKAELGQVSLSYEKFVVLARALNIEVGSLFAIPDEENTQRLPTTEVGISSHKSTATPGYATRNYEYGLLFGELSGKHMNPILAVIDSRDASEFDDYIRHAGQEFVIVLSGAIAIQFETGETLFLNTHESAYFDSGIGHIYLSTSEDDAKVVAVCTSGLPPGLV
- a CDS encoding formylglycine-generating enzyme family protein, whose product is MRHTPVRLSVTLIIASILLLLVLRSLPTRPEPGPELIPVEGGSFMAGNFQVPMRAPDGEQSVQWVAQADQGALDPYPVEVSAFSIMKKEATNALYDRFLKQTQRPARWQPVKGDDEQAANMPYDEAEAFCTWLGKNSGLDMRLPTEAEWEYAARGRGQAIPWATDNGQWQAGRNLPEPDSGANKHKTGAFPPNPLGIQDMANGLHEWVISDPNRDPAHVRIFKGGSNTGTSSRDTIPTRGIVFPLSDATIQAKPELARLKGRPAGTVYFQNATARCVAPLKSNGTPPVSAKPDSTVLPVFNDVSVSAPS
- a CDS encoding AraC family transcriptional regulator, translated to MNPLDEILDGMRLQHALYACFQLRAPWGVSFDTGEYARLLIVSKGACYLKGEQRADPVLLEADTCMLIQPGVQFSLCDGKENSLVSCDTLARYPYAEPIIHGGDGVSTEIVTARFAFNKLAAEPLFNALGPMVHTRLKTEDAHAIKNILDVLQTEVQSRDYGTQLINARLVDVMFIKVLRALSRCASFGAGLLAGIRDPRMAPVLQTVHQQIAHPWSVEEMGALIGLSRSTFSALFKAAVGQAPLAYLTAWRIYKAKLLLAAGSQTIGQIAVQVGYDNESSLSRAFSRLEGVSPGVWRQRQRAGT
- a CDS encoding zinc-dependent alcohol dehydrogenase family protein, coding for MDTYRFTQYGSVDYLERRQEPFPEPGPGQVRVQVMASALNFRDLLVMKGTLRYPNTPGAVPLSDAAGIIDALGPGVQRFKLGDRVINSFFPNWFGGPAYAGREQYGVEHDGWLTQYKVVSAEALSLMPTHLSFEEAATLPCAALTAWSALEGINAGDTVLTQGGGGVSTFAIQLAKAMGAHVISSTSSDDKFDKLLQLGADKVFNYKDTPEWSELVRHYTHGEGANRIIDVGGPVTIAQSIKAVAVGGQVSLVGSLGKSVESLDVMDLVFSQANYKAIGVGSRSDLEAMNRVISQHRIHPVIDQVFNFKNAHEAYRYLQQRHRFGKIVIRHLLKSPQIT
- a CDS encoding DUF2946 family protein encodes the protein MPDKADEQNGFFSVTLCAPGGTPSTIWMSLTGQADPPLSNEHADIQKCPYALVLSQVALPSADMASLDVPMDHPPLLLVHRNQTLPPLPALGPPLGSRAPPANLV